The Amycolatopsis jiangsuensis nucleotide sequence GAACTGCCTGCCGGGACCGTCGTTGCCGAAGCTGCGCGCGCCCGGCCTCGGGCGGCAAGCCCAGCCGAGCAGGCAAGCCCAGCCGAGCAGGCAAGCCCAGCCGAGCAGGCAAGCCCAGCCGAGCAGGGAAACCCAGTCGAGCGGGAAGCCCGACCCCGAGCGGGCTGCCCAACCCAGCCGGCCGAGTCCGGCGGGCACCCCGCCTCGGCGGCCGAGTGCCTTGTCGGGTCAGGAATCCGTGGTGTGCTTACAGGTCACCGGCTTGCCAGGAGCGGGGGAGCTGGCTTTGGCGAGTTCCTTCGTCTTGTCCAGCAGGATGCGGCAGCTGAGCGTGACCGCGCCGGACGGGGTCGCCGTCACCGAGGCGTCCTTGCCGGCGCTGACGATCACGTCCTGCTTCCACGGCAGCCCGAGCGGGCCGTCCATCTTGTGCTGGGACACCTTGTCCTGGTAGCGGTCCGGCGATTGCCCGTAGCTGATCTCGGTGACACTGGCGGTGCTGTCCGCGGTCACCTCGTAGGTGATCGCCCACGATTTCCCGGTCGGGTTGGAACAGGCCGCGAGCCCGGCCACGGCGGCGACCGCGACGGTCGCGGAGAGTGTCTTCTTGATCACGACCGGACTGTACCGGGTAAGCCCGCGCGTCGCCGCACAGCACCGGCGGCCCTGCACGAGTCCACAGTGGATCCTTCCCGGAGGTGCCGAACCAAGCCGGTGGCGCACGCGGTGGCTGTAGTGCCCGGCGTGAGCGCTGCCCGGGTTGCCGGCCGGGTTGTCGCGGCACTCGCCGGACGCGTGCGTGTCCCGGGGCCGCGGGATCAGCCGGTACGGTCCGCCGCGTGGTGGGCCCGGTCGACCTCGGGCATGTGGTCCTCCGCCCAGGTGCGCAGCACGGCCAGCGCCGCGTCCAGTGACGTGCCGAGCGCGGTCAGCCGGTAGTGCACGCGGGGTGGCACGGAATCCTCGACCCGGCGGGCGACGAGGCCGTCGCGGGCCAGGCTCTGCAGCGTGACGGAGAGCATTTTCTGGGACACGCCGGGCATCCGGCGTCGCAGGTCGGCGAACCGGACCTCGGCCGGGGCGGCTTCGGCGAGCACCTTGACCGCCATCGAGGTCCACTTGGTACCGATCCGGTCGAGCAGCGCACGCGTCGGGCAGGTCGGATCGAACAGGTCGCCGCGAACCCCACGCGCGCGGCTTCCGGACGAGGTCACCTCGAGCTCACCACCTGACGGGAAAGTGCCTTCTTGGCGGCACGATCTGAGTTACCTACCGTGTTCTGGTAACCAATCGTAACCGCTGGAGGAAGTCATGGGCGCACCTGTCCCGCCGCCGGTCGAGCTGCGGAAGGTCACGGTGGGCGACGCCCGGCTGAACGTGGCGATCGCCGGCACCGGCCCGGCCGTCGTGCTGCTGCACGGATTCCCGCACACCTGGCAGCTCTGGAGTGCGGTGCTGGGCCCGCTGGCCGCGCGGTACCGCGTACTCGCGCCGGACCTGCGCGGCCTGGGCGCGAGCAGCCCTGGAGAGGCCGGATTCGACGCGGGCACGATCGCCACCGACCTCGGGGGACTGCTGGACGCACTGTCCGAACCCGACGCGGCGGTGGTGGCGATCGACCTGGCCGTTCCGGGCGCGCTGCTGTTCGCACTGCGGCAGCCGGAGCGGATCCGCCGGCTCGTGCTGATGGAGTCGCTCGCCGGTCCGCTGCCCGGCGCCGAGGATTTTCTTGCCGGAGGCCCACCGTGGTGGTTCGGGTTCCACGCCGTTCCCGGGCTCGCCGAGACCGTCCTTTTCGGACACGAGGCGGAGTACGTCGGCTGGTTCCTGGATCAGGGCACGCTCGGCCGCGGGATCGCGCCGCGGCTGAGCACCGCGTTTGCGGAGGCCTACACCGGTGTGGAAGCCCTCCGGTGTGCGTTCGGGTACTACCGCGCGCTTGCGGAAAGCGGCCGGCAGCTCACCGAAGCCGTCGCGCGGACCCGGCTCACCGTGCCGGTGATGACCGTCGGCGCGCATCCGGTGGGCGAGGCGCTGGAACGGCAGCTGCGTCCCTTCGCCGACGACCTCACCGGTCACCTGCTGGCCGAGTGCGGGCACCTGATCCCCCTGGAACGCCCGCGCGAGCTGGCCGGCCTGCTGCTGCCGTTTCTGGCTTCGGGGCACGAAAAAGGGGAGCTTCCGCTCCCCATCGTATCCAACGTATAGCGCACCCCGGGGCTTGCCGCAAGACCCGGTCGTTACCGCAGAATCGTTCGCCGGAACCGGAACTCTGCGGAAGGTCGCGAAGTGCGAGTGGTGGTGGCGACGTACGGGTCGCGAGGGGACGTCGAACCGATGGTGGCGCTGGCGGTACAGCTGCAGGCGCTCGGCGCGGAGGTGGCGCTGTGCGCGCCACCGGACGAGGAATTCGTCGAACTGCTGGCGCGGGCAGGCGTGCCGATGGTGCCGTTCCGGAGGACGTGGCGTTCGTGGATGGCCGCGCCGTCCACGGCCGAGGAGCGGGTGTTCGACGCCGACGAATACGTGCGTGGGCACATCGAGGCCACCTACGAGCCGTTGGCCAACGCCGTGGCAGGTGCGGATCTGCTGGTGGCGAGCGGGATGCTGCACTTCGTGGCGCAG carries:
- a CDS encoding winged helix-turn-helix transcriptional regulator, with protein sequence MTSSGSRARGVRGDLFDPTCPTRALLDRIGTKWTSMAVKVLAEAAPAEVRFADLRRRMPGVSQKMLSVTLQSLARDGLVARRVEDSVPPRVHYRLTALGTSLDAALAVLRTWAEDHMPEVDRAHHAADRTG
- a CDS encoding alpha/beta fold hydrolase encodes the protein MGAPVPPPVELRKVTVGDARLNVAIAGTGPAVVLLHGFPHTWQLWSAVLGPLAARYRVLAPDLRGLGASSPGEAGFDAGTIATDLGGLLDALSEPDAAVVAIDLAVPGALLFALRQPERIRRLVLMESLAGPLPGAEDFLAGGPPWWFGFHAVPGLAETVLFGHEAEYVGWFLDQGTLGRGIAPRLSTAFAEAYTGVEALRCAFGYYRALAESGRQLTEAVARTRLTVPVMTVGAHPVGEALERQLRPFADDLTGHLLAECGHLIPLERPRELAGLLLPFLASGHEKGELPLPIVSNV